A region of the Micromonospora sediminicola genome:
CCACTCGGGGGCCGGCCGGCCGCTGCGGAACCACTCCAGCCAGGTCGGCCCGAGACCGCGTACGTCGTCGCGGGGCAGCGTCGACTCCGGCGTGTACTTGCCGGTGAGCAGCCCCATTCCGAGCGGCCCCCGGGCCAGGCTGGCCAGGTCGTGCTTGTCGCAGGCGGCCAGCATGGCCGGGGCGTCCCGGAGCACCGACAGCGCGTGCTGCACGGCGGCGGCGCCGCTGGCGACCTGGGCGAAGGCCGCGGCCCGGTCGGCCCGGTCGGTGCTCCACCCGTACGCCCGGATCAGCCCGTCGGCGACCAGGTCGTCCAGCGTGCCGACCAGTGCCTCGGCGCGGGGCAGCGGCAGGTCGCCGAGGTGCAGCTGGTAGAGGTCGATCCGGTCGGTGTCCAGCCGGCGCAGCGAGTCGACCACGACCCGGCGCAGGTACTGCGGCGAGGCGTTCTCCCCGGTGGCCTGCCGGGTCCGCTCGTCGAACGTGTAGCCCCACTTGGTGGCGATCACCGCCTGGTCGCGCCGGCCGGCGAGGGCCCGCCCGAGCACCCGCTCGCCGTGCCCGGCGCCGTAGGTGTCGGCGGTGTCGAAGAGCGTCACCCCGAGGTCG
Encoded here:
- a CDS encoding aldo/keto reductase, whose amino-acid sequence is MAVSTRPLGRSGIEVSALGMGCWAIGGPWAEGARPLGWGAVDDDESVRAVRRALDLGVTLFDTADTYGAGHGERVLGRALAGRRDQAVIATKWGYTFDERTRQATGENASPQYLRRVVVDSLRRLDTDRIDLYQLHLGDLPLPRAEALVGTLDDLVADGLIRAYGWSTDRADRAAAFAQVASGAAAVQHALSVLRDAPAMLAACDKHDLASLARGPLGMGLLTGKYTPESTLPRDDVRGLGPTWLEWFRSGRPAPEWLRRVARVRDALTADGRTLAQGAIGWIWARSDRAVPIPGARTVAQVEENAAALAWGPLAPDHFAEVERQLAAVRSAALRDADRPHWPMPPVPSARP